The Natrinema amylolyticum genome includes the window CAATAACTTTGCAGGGAGTCGGGAACTGCGACCGACGGGCATATTCGCCACTCAGGCCGGGAAACGGCGAGCGAACCGAGACGAACGGCGTCCGACCGGCGATAGCATACCGAATCCGATACGTCCGCAGAACAGTAGAAACTATAATTAGTCAGCAGCGAGCAGTGTCGGGACATGGCGAAGGATACCGTCAGGTACCCCGACGACGTGGTCGAAGAGATCGACTCGCTCGTCGAAGACGGTATGTTCGAGAGTAAATCCGAGTTCTATCGCTTCTCCGCGGAGTACGTGCTCACCCTGATCGATTCCGATCACGAGGTGAAGACCTTCAACTTCGACGAGATCAAGACGGAACTCGATATCAGCGAGGAGGACCACGCCAAAGCGCTCGGGGCCGACGGTGGCACGTTCTTCCTCGACGCCGTCATCAACGTTCGAAAACACGGGCTTCGCGGCAACTACGAGGCCGCCGAACGGTTCATCGACACTCACTACGACGAGACCGATCAGGAGTGTATCATCCTCGAGGAACTGCTCGGTACCTACCGCGACGGGTCGGCGTAGTCGGTCCCGCGTCGCGTCGCTCCGAAACTTCTCGCTCGCGTTCGTCAGTTCAGGATCGTCAGTTCGGATCGAACGGCTCGCCGAGCGCCGCCAGATCGACGTTGTCGTCGACGAGCCGCGCCGCTCGGTCGTACGGCGTCGGGCCGGTCGCGTTCGGGTCCGTCGACGCCGCGGACGTCGCACGCGTCGGCCGATCGACGCCCGCCGTCGCCGCGACGTGCTCGAGAAACGCCGTTCTGACCGAGTCGTTGTCGAACAGGCCGTGCAGGTACGTCCCGAGTACCCGCCCGCGGGCCGCGCTCGAGTCACCGAGCGGGCGAGTCACGTCGC containing:
- a CDS encoding CopG family transcriptional regulator; the encoded protein is MAKDTVRYPDDVVEEIDSLVEDGMFESKSEFYRFSAEYVLTLIDSDHEVKTFNFDEIKTELDISEEDHAKALGADGGTFFLDAVINVRKHGLRGNYEAAERFIDTHYDETDQECIILEELLGTYRDGSA